A stretch of the Teredinibacter haidensis genome encodes the following:
- a CDS encoding transglutaminase family protein, with the protein MKYRIRHITEYQYADRVSHCYNLAHIVPRTSLRQTCERSQINVAPHPAFTSRREDYFGNQAFHFEIQRPHDKLTITSESDVEVFAQRGALNLDFGISCREARQLLLDSKDEETLLAREFVLDSPMVKANQALLEYAKPSFADERPLLSAVASLTKRIFDEFTYSPEATTIATPLTEVLATKKGVCQDFAHLQIGCLRALGIPAKYVSGYIETLPPPGQEKMVGSDASHAWVSVYSPLEGWLEFDPTNNQICSDQHIITAWGRDYFDVTPLKGVIFGGGKKPILSVSVDVARLG; encoded by the coding sequence ATGAAATACCGCATTCGCCATATCACCGAATACCAGTACGCCGACCGGGTATCCCACTGCTACAACCTCGCGCACATCGTACCGCGTACCAGCCTTCGCCAGACTTGCGAACGCAGCCAGATAAACGTCGCGCCACACCCGGCATTCACCTCGCGCCGTGAAGACTATTTCGGCAACCAGGCCTTTCATTTTGAAATCCAGCGCCCGCACGACAAACTCACCATTACCAGCGAAAGCGATGTGGAAGTATTTGCGCAACGTGGCGCGCTGAATCTGGATTTCGGCATCAGCTGCCGCGAAGCACGCCAGTTACTGCTTGATTCGAAAGATGAAGAAACACTACTCGCGCGCGAATTTGTACTCGACTCGCCCATGGTAAAAGCCAACCAAGCCTTGCTGGAATATGCTAAGCCCAGCTTCGCCGATGAACGGCCCCTGCTGTCTGCCGTAGCGAGCCTCACCAAACGTATCTTCGACGAATTCACCTACAGCCCGGAAGCCACCACCATAGCCACACCACTGACCGAAGTCCTAGCCACAAAAAAAGGCGTCTGTCAGGACTTCGCCCATCTACAGATCGGCTGCCTGCGCGCGCTCGGCATTCCGGCCAAATACGTCTCCGGCTATATCGAAACCCTACCGCCACCCGGACAGGAAAAAATGGTCGGGTCCGACGCATCCCACGCCTGGGTTTCTGTATATTCCCCGCTTGAAGGCTGGCTTGAGTTCGACCCAACCAACAACCAAATCTGCAGCGACCAGCATATAATCACCGCATGGGGACGAGATTACTTCGATGTAACACCCCTTAAAGGCGTCATTTTTGGCGGCGGTAAAAAACCGATACTGAGTGTATCGGTAGACGTAGCGCGGCTAGGGTAA
- a CDS encoding circularly permuted type 2 ATP-grasp protein, whose amino-acid sequence MSKAVKSSSQSSELTYSPSTLGADEVYGTDNKPKAHWTYLLDSLKTLGPEALSARHAKAQRILRDDGATYNIYGDENAPSRTWELDLVPTLISSEEWGVIESGLLERAELFNAMLKDLYGPRELIRHGLIPPEALFAHGGFLRACHGIEMPGEHELILHAADLVRGPTGEMCVLTDRTQAPSGMGYALENRTVMSRVLPSLFRDSQVHRLAAFFQRLRQKLTSLSVNHDQPRIALLTPGAHDEAYFEHACLANYLGFPLVQSGDLVVRNGFVWMRSLDGLNRVDVILRRVDDWYCDPVELRSDSQLGVPNLLEVVRAGRVVIANPLGSGVLENPILLKYLPAISKTLLGREPRMASVPTYWCGDTKDFEYVNANLQELVIKPVYRGSGEASIRIADLDAKQREQFLAKLKAQPAHYVAQPTLLATHLPTFEDGSLQPRPSIMRSFAVACDTSYTLMPGGLTRVGASEGACLISSQIGIQSKDTWVIASEPERTISSDISVDDGHQPGDTQQVSLPSRVVENLFWMGRYAERAEASLRLLRTVFMKLNAEEPISAASRKHLLETVTGVTATLPGFKNCPPEMLAHPEEELLLVVKDPLRAGSAHSSLNAMLSSADESKEQFSSDTLRVINDIRDTLDNLESDLSGGVGSAPEEALDPLVTALMALAGLAQESMVRGIGWQFMEMGRRIERAAQTVCIMEHLLLPVLPENEQTTLMESLLLSVEALISYRRRYRTRMSVSRTLELVMMDTSNPRSLLFQFDQLKNQIATLQRPRTSIELSAEERTVLSGETAIRLSLINELSSIEDNKRPHMRALLRNLKQVLSILSNDISDKYFDHRVGPQQLVRSNWD is encoded by the coding sequence GTGTCTAAAGCCGTTAAATCTTCTAGCCAGTCGTCTGAACTGACCTACAGCCCCAGTACCCTGGGGGCTGATGAGGTCTATGGCACAGACAATAAACCCAAAGCTCACTGGACCTACCTCCTCGACAGCCTGAAAACCCTAGGGCCTGAAGCGCTAAGCGCGCGTCACGCAAAAGCCCAGCGCATTCTTCGTGATGATGGCGCCACCTACAATATCTACGGCGACGAAAACGCCCCCAGCCGCACCTGGGAGCTAGACCTAGTACCAACGCTAATCAGCAGCGAAGAGTGGGGGGTAATTGAATCCGGCCTGCTCGAACGCGCAGAGCTATTCAATGCCATGCTAAAAGATTTGTATGGCCCGCGAGAGCTGATCCGCCACGGCCTGATTCCACCAGAAGCCCTATTTGCCCACGGCGGTTTTTTGCGCGCCTGTCACGGCATTGAAATGCCCGGCGAGCACGAATTAATTCTGCACGCCGCAGACCTCGTGCGCGGCCCCACCGGTGAGATGTGTGTACTCACTGACCGCACCCAGGCACCCAGCGGCATGGGCTACGCACTGGAAAACCGCACCGTGATGTCACGCGTGCTACCTAGCCTATTTCGCGACAGTCAAGTTCATAGGCTCGCCGCATTTTTTCAGCGGCTGCGCCAAAAACTCACATCACTATCAGTCAATCACGACCAGCCACGTATAGCACTACTCACCCCGGGCGCCCACGACGAAGCCTATTTTGAGCACGCCTGCCTCGCCAACTACCTGGGTTTCCCCTTAGTACAAAGCGGCGACCTTGTGGTCCGCAACGGCTTTGTCTGGATGCGCTCGCTCGACGGGCTCAACCGGGTCGATGTCATCCTGCGCAGGGTCGACGACTGGTACTGCGACCCGGTAGAACTGCGCAGTGATTCCCAGCTGGGTGTGCCCAACCTGCTTGAAGTCGTTCGCGCTGGCCGCGTAGTAATCGCCAACCCCTTGGGTTCCGGCGTGCTAGAAAACCCGATACTGCTCAAATATCTGCCCGCCATTAGCAAAACACTGCTCGGGCGAGAGCCGCGCATGGCGTCAGTACCTACGTACTGGTGCGGTGACACAAAGGATTTCGAGTATGTGAATGCTAACTTACAAGAACTAGTCATCAAACCGGTATACCGGGGTTCTGGCGAAGCCAGCATCCGTATTGCCGATCTGGACGCGAAACAGCGCGAGCAATTCCTGGCAAAACTAAAAGCCCAGCCAGCACACTACGTCGCCCAGCCGACCCTGCTCGCAACACATCTGCCGACCTTTGAAGACGGCAGCTTGCAACCGCGCCCATCCATTATGCGCAGCTTTGCCGTCGCCTGTGACACGTCCTACACCCTCATGCCCGGCGGCCTTACCCGTGTCGGCGCAAGCGAAGGTGCATGCTTAATATCCAGCCAGATCGGCATCCAAAGCAAAGATACCTGGGTCATCGCCTCCGAACCCGAACGTACCATTAGCAGCGATATTAGCGTCGACGACGGACACCAACCCGGCGATACACAACAGGTTAGCCTACCCAGCCGAGTGGTAGAAAACCTATTCTGGATGGGACGATACGCCGAACGCGCCGAAGCCTCGCTACGCTTATTGCGCACCGTATTCATGAAACTCAACGCAGAAGAACCCATCTCCGCAGCAAGCCGTAAACACCTGCTCGAGACAGTCACCGGCGTCACCGCCACTCTGCCCGGCTTTAAAAACTGCCCGCCCGAAATGCTGGCCCACCCGGAAGAAGAGCTGCTGCTCGTAGTTAAAGATCCACTGCGGGCAGGCAGTGCTCACTCCAGCTTAAATGCCATGCTAAGCAGCGCCGATGAATCCAAAGAACAGTTTTCATCCGATACTTTGCGTGTCATTAACGATATTCGAGATACCTTAGACAACCTGGAAAGCGATCTGAGTGGCGGCGTGGGCTCGGCCCCGGAAGAGGCACTCGACCCACTAGTAACAGCGCTAATGGCCCTCGCAGGCCTAGCGCAGGAAAGCATGGTACGCGGCATTGGCTGGCAATTTATGGAAATGGGCCGCCGTATCGAACGGGCAGCACAAACCGTTTGTATTATGGAACACCTACTGCTGCCGGTACTGCCGGAAAACGAGCAGACAACCTTAATGGAAAGCCTACTGCTATCAGTCGAAGCACTGATCAGTTATCGCCGCCGCTACCGCACGCGCATGAGCGTTAGCCGAACACTAGAACTGGTGATGATGGACACCTCCAATCCGCGCTCCCTGCTGTTCCAGTTCGACCAACTGAAAAACCAAATCGCCACCCTGCAGCGGCCGCGAACAAGTATTGAACTCAGCGCAGAAGAACGCACGGTACTCTCGGGAGAAACGGCAATACGCCTGTCACTCATAAACGAGCTGTCGAGTATTGAAGACAACAAACGCCCGCACATGCGAGCACTTTTACGCAACCTGAAACAAGTGCTTTCCATTCTCAGCAACGATATCAGTGATAAATACTTCGATCACCGCGTGGGACCACAGCAATTAGTACGTAGCAACTGGGATTAA
- a CDS encoding DUF2126 domain-containing protein, with protein sequence MTIRVAINHNTYYTFDRPVTLSPHVVRLRPAPHSRTPIRGYSLKVKPADHFINWQQDAFGNYLARLVFPNRTREFSIEVEVLADMTVINPFDFFLEEYAEECPFEYEDDVKQELQLYLEKKPGGPLFEKLLKSVPLTKTRTNDFLVMINQLIQEKIKYLIRMEPGVQSPEETLEKGKGSCRDSAWLLVQLFRHLGLAARFASGYLVQLKADVKALDGPSGTEEDFTDLHAWCEVYLPGAGWVGLDPTSGLFASEGHIPLACTPNPSSAAPISGYTDKCEVEFEFENNVKRILEDPRVTKPYSESQWQEVLAQGKAIDAELDANDVRLTMGGEPTFVSIDDMESAQWNTGALGKEKLSLAKSLLLRLRDHFAPKGLLHYGQGKWYPGEEVPRWALGLFWRKDGETLWRNPKYLARIDKQYDHDVKTSHRFAKYLSRILGLNPEYAQAAYEDGLHYLAQAQSLPANIDLLTSKVMKDDLARKRLSRLLEKGFESPTGFVLPIALNPITQEWQSSIWEMRRERIVLIPGDSPMGLRLPLESLPWTEEREQDVERDPFEERSALEKRDDMHFESIEQDLQVDFDKDTSHKTTNKKTKVKETHEVVRTAMCLEVRDSKLHIFMPPLEFLEAYVKLIAAIETIAQILDIPVVIEGYEPPRDPRIQKLLVTPDPGVIEVNIHPANNWDEMVATTTELYEAARESRLATEKFMLDGRHTGTGGGNHITLGGATPADSPILRRPDILRSLVTYWQHHPSLSYLFSGAFIGPTSQAPRMDEGRDEMLYEMEVAFRQMPDGEVTEPWLVDRLMRNLLIDITGNTHRAEFCIDKLYSPDSASGRLGILEFRGFEMPPHSRMALVQILLIRSLLARFWKEPYKKPLVRWGTLLHDRFMLPHYVWADIKEVVQDLNDHGYLFREEWLLPFEEFRFPHYGRVEVNDMEIEIRWAIEPWHVLGEEVGSFGTARYVDSSVERVQVRLSGLTDNRHVLACNGRRVPLNSTGKQGEYVAGIRYRAWQPPSALHPTIGVNTPLVFDLIDTWNGKSVGGCTYHVSHPGGRSYDAFPVNAFEAESRRVNRFEPMGHTPGPVTPRPDTDALREFFPNQHPPEPMAPPEEDPPGEYPHTLDLRCKPQWAMTKPVWNK encoded by the coding sequence ATGACCATACGCGTCGCGATTAATCATAATACCTACTACACCTTTGACCGCCCGGTCACTCTGTCACCTCATGTTGTGAGATTACGTCCGGCTCCCCACAGCCGCACGCCTATTCGTGGTTATAGCCTGAAGGTAAAACCAGCCGACCATTTTATTAACTGGCAGCAGGATGCGTTTGGAAACTACCTGGCACGGTTGGTCTTCCCCAATCGCACCCGCGAATTTTCCATAGAAGTGGAAGTGCTGGCCGATATGACGGTTATCAATCCATTCGATTTCTTTCTGGAAGAATACGCCGAAGAGTGTCCGTTTGAATATGAAGATGATGTCAAACAGGAACTACAGCTGTACCTCGAAAAAAAGCCGGGCGGCCCACTATTTGAAAAATTGCTAAAAAGCGTTCCGCTCACAAAAACACGCACCAACGATTTCCTGGTCATGATTAACCAGTTAATCCAAGAGAAAATCAAATACCTTATTCGTATGGAACCCGGAGTACAAAGCCCGGAAGAAACATTGGAAAAAGGTAAAGGCTCGTGTCGGGACAGCGCCTGGCTGCTGGTTCAGCTGTTTCGCCACCTCGGCCTAGCCGCGCGCTTTGCCTCTGGTTATCTAGTGCAATTAAAAGCCGACGTAAAAGCGCTGGACGGCCCCTCTGGCACAGAGGAAGACTTTACCGATCTCCACGCCTGGTGCGAAGTTTATCTACCCGGAGCTGGCTGGGTAGGGCTTGATCCTACCTCCGGTCTATTTGCCAGCGAAGGTCATATTCCCCTTGCCTGCACCCCCAACCCCTCCTCAGCAGCCCCCATTTCCGGCTATACCGACAAATGCGAAGTAGAGTTTGAATTTGAAAACAACGTTAAACGAATCCTAGAAGACCCACGCGTAACCAAGCCCTACAGCGAAAGCCAGTGGCAAGAAGTTCTGGCCCAGGGCAAGGCCATCGACGCCGAACTAGACGCAAACGATGTACGCCTAACGATGGGTGGAGAGCCCACCTTCGTCTCCATCGACGATATGGAATCAGCGCAGTGGAACACCGGCGCACTCGGCAAAGAAAAGCTCAGCCTAGCCAAATCCTTATTGCTGCGCCTGCGCGATCATTTCGCACCAAAGGGCCTACTCCACTACGGCCAGGGTAAATGGTACCCCGGAGAAGAAGTTCCGCGCTGGGCGCTTGGCCTGTTCTGGCGCAAGGATGGCGAAACGCTTTGGCGCAACCCGAAATACCTGGCGCGTATCGACAAGCAATACGACCACGATGTAAAAACATCCCACCGCTTCGCCAAATACCTGTCGCGCATTCTGGGGCTCAATCCCGAGTATGCTCAAGCGGCCTATGAAGATGGTTTGCACTATCTGGCGCAGGCACAAAGTCTGCCGGCGAATATCGATTTACTAACCAGCAAAGTGATGAAAGATGATCTTGCCCGCAAGCGGCTTTCGCGCCTGCTGGAAAAAGGATTCGAAAGCCCCACCGGCTTTGTTCTGCCCATCGCCCTAAACCCGATAACCCAAGAGTGGCAAAGCAGCATCTGGGAAATGCGCCGCGAACGCATTGTACTGATTCCCGGCGACTCGCCCATGGGCCTGCGCTTACCTCTCGAATCCCTGCCCTGGACAGAAGAGCGTGAGCAGGACGTAGAACGCGACCCTTTTGAAGAGCGCTCCGCTCTCGAGAAGCGTGATGATATGCACTTCGAATCGATAGAGCAGGATCTACAAGTCGATTTCGATAAAGATACAAGCCATAAAACAACAAACAAAAAAACCAAGGTTAAAGAAACGCATGAAGTAGTGCGCACCGCCATGTGCCTGGAAGTTCGCGACAGCAAGCTACATATTTTTATGCCACCGCTAGAATTTCTGGAAGCTTACGTTAAATTAATCGCCGCCATCGAAACGATCGCGCAAATACTGGATATCCCCGTTGTTATCGAAGGCTACGAGCCACCACGAGATCCAAGAATACAAAAACTGCTGGTAACCCCCGACCCAGGCGTAATTGAGGTGAATATCCACCCCGCCAACAACTGGGACGAAATGGTCGCCACCACCACAGAACTCTACGAAGCCGCGCGCGAATCGCGCCTGGCCACCGAGAAATTCATGCTCGATGGTCGCCACACCGGCACTGGCGGAGGCAACCACATTACACTCGGCGGAGCCACTCCAGCCGACAGCCCTATTCTGCGTCGCCCCGACATATTGCGCAGCCTAGTAACCTACTGGCAGCACCACCCCAGCCTCAGCTACCTGTTTTCTGGCGCCTTTATCGGGCCAACCAGCCAGGCACCGCGCATGGACGAAGGCCGGGATGAAATGCTCTATGAAATGGAAGTCGCGTTCCGGCAGATGCCCGATGGTGAGGTGACCGAACCCTGGCTGGTAGACCGCCTGATGCGCAACCTACTTATCGACATCACCGGCAACACCCATCGCGCAGAATTCTGCATCGACAAACTCTACTCGCCGGATTCCGCCAGTGGCCGCCTGGGCATTCTCGAGTTTCGCGGCTTTGAAATGCCGCCCCACAGCCGCATGGCACTCGTGCAAATACTGCTTATTCGTTCACTATTGGCCCGCTTCTGGAAAGAGCCCTACAAAAAACCGCTGGTACGCTGGGGCACCCTGCTACACGACCGCTTTATGCTGCCCCACTACGTATGGGCCGATATCAAAGAGGTTGTGCAAGACCTGAACGACCACGGCTATCTCTTCCGTGAAGAATGGTTGCTACCCTTCGAAGAATTCCGCTTCCCTCACTACGGCCGCGTCGAAGTTAACGATATGGAAATCGAGATACGATGGGCAATCGAACCCTGGCACGTACTGGGCGAAGAAGTCGGCAGCTTTGGCACCGCACGTTATGTGGACTCCTCTGTAGAACGGGTACAGGTTCGCCTCAGCGGCCTTACCGATAACCGCCATGTTCTCGCCTGCAACGGACGCCGTGTTCCGCTTAACAGCACCGGTAAACAAGGTGAATATGTTGCCGGCATTCGCTACCGGGCCTGGCAGCCGCCTTCGGCATTGCACCCCACTATTGGCGTAAATACACCACTGGTTTTCGATTTAATTGATACCTGGAATGGCAAATCCGTTGGCGGCTGTACATATCATGTATCGCACCCCGGCGGGCGCAGTTACGACGCCTTCCCTGTCAATGCCTTTGAAGCAGAAAGCCGTCGAGTCAACCGCTTCGAACCCATGGGCCATACACCCGGGCCAGTAACGCCCAGGCCCGACACCGATGCCCTGCGCGAGTTCTTCCCCAATCAGCATCCGCCCGAGCCCATGGCACCGCCAGAGGAAGATCCACCCGGCGAATACCCCCACACACTGGATCTACGCTGTAAACCGCAGTGGGCAATGACCAAACCAGTATGGAATAAATAG
- a CDS encoding alpha-E domain-containing protein, producing the protein MLSKVAERVYWTARYIERVENTARLIRVYDNLLFDLPRSVNFGWFNLIAINSAQQEFQERYKIHDERNVVKFLIGDESNSSSIVSALKMIRENVRTTRDVIPEDTWELTNELSLYVHEHLQQGINRSKRHEYLDGVIKGCHQIQGLLYTTMAHDAAWDFLRLGRSLERADMTTRILDAGIAAVLQVVDDDNAVNSRQIIWGNVLRSLGADQSYRRTTRNSVKGDAVVYYLLEDPVYPRTIAHNLHTITSSAGRLPHSKTIVSFLQEKQVNIFDEVDYEQLGEPLRDYLNDLQTELGSIHQKIAETWFPAFE; encoded by the coding sequence ATGTTATCAAAAGTTGCTGAACGCGTTTACTGGACAGCCCGCTACATTGAGCGCGTAGAAAATACCGCTCGACTGATTCGAGTGTATGACAATTTACTGTTTGACCTGCCTCGATCAGTAAACTTTGGCTGGTTTAACCTAATTGCCATTAATAGTGCGCAACAAGAGTTTCAAGAGCGCTACAAAATTCACGACGAACGCAATGTGGTAAAGTTTTTAATTGGTGACGAATCCAATTCATCCTCGATCGTTTCGGCATTAAAAATGATTCGCGAAAACGTGCGAACCACCCGGGATGTTATTCCGGAAGATACCTGGGAGCTGACAAACGAACTGAGCCTCTATGTTCACGAACACCTGCAACAGGGTATTAACCGCAGCAAGCGCCACGAATATTTAGATGGCGTAATAAAAGGCTGCCATCAAATACAGGGGCTGCTATATACAACCATGGCTCACGATGCCGCCTGGGATTTCTTGCGGCTCGGCCGAAGTCTGGAGCGCGCCGACATGACCACCCGCATACTGGATGCAGGCATAGCGGCGGTGCTACAAGTCGTAGACGATGATAACGCGGTAAACAGCCGCCAGATTATCTGGGGCAATGTATTGCGCTCACTGGGTGCAGACCAATCCTACCGCCGCACCACCCGCAACTCGGTAAAAGGAGATGCCGTGGTGTACTACCTGCTCGAAGACCCAGTCTACCCGCGCACCATTGCCCACAACCTGCACACCATTACCTCCTCGGCCGGTCGCCTGCCGCACTCGAAAACCATTGTGAGTTTCCTGCAAGAAAAGCAAGTCAATATATTCGATGAGGTCGACTACGAACAATTGGGTGAACCGCTTCGCGACTACCTTAACGATTTACAAACAGAACTTGGCAGTATTCACCAGAAAATTGCTGAAACCTGGTTCCCTGCTTTTGAATAA
- a CDS encoding circularly permuted type 2 ATP-grasp protein: protein MTINWKDYSPNDFFDELMSSPGNARKPAKKLVSHLSSLSEEDIASRKLAAESTIKEMGVSFTVYTEGGNIDRAWPFDIIPRTISSKQWAVAAAGLEQRLTAINLFINDIYHEQKIIKDGVIPEFVLKQSANYRKECEGITPPFGVWANICGTDLVRADDGEFYVLEDNLRVPSGVSYMLENRAITKRVLPELFQEIDILPVGDYTARLFDTLEALSPRKIKKPVIVVLTPGIFNSAYFEHAFLAQQMGTELVEGSDLVVQNDHVFMKTISGLQQVDVIYRRIDDLFLDPEVFEKDSVLGVPGLMRVWQKGNVALANAPGAGVADDKVIYAFIPQVIKYYLDEEPLIPNVETFLCYDEKQRDYVLANLDKLVIKPANESGGYGMLIGPHSTKKERETFAELIKANPRNYIAQPTLKLSTAPTIVDKNELEPRHLDLRPFILQSKSTYVTKGGLTRVAMKKGSLIVNSSQGGGSKDTWIVDA from the coding sequence ATGACAATTAACTGGAAAGACTATTCTCCAAACGACTTTTTCGACGAATTGATGAGTAGCCCAGGCAATGCCCGAAAACCCGCTAAAAAACTGGTTTCCCACCTGAGTTCGCTTAGCGAGGAAGATATTGCCTCGCGCAAGCTGGCGGCGGAAAGCACCATAAAAGAAATGGGCGTTTCGTTTACGGTATACACAGAAGGCGGCAATATCGACCGAGCATGGCCCTTCGATATTATTCCCCGCACCATTTCCAGCAAACAGTGGGCAGTTGCCGCTGCAGGTCTGGAGCAGCGGCTGACCGCCATCAACTTGTTTATTAATGACATCTACCACGAACAGAAAATCATTAAAGATGGAGTCATTCCCGAGTTCGTACTCAAGCAGTCTGCGAATTATCGCAAAGAGTGCGAAGGCATTACGCCCCCTTTTGGCGTGTGGGCCAATATATGCGGCACTGATTTGGTGCGCGCCGACGATGGTGAGTTTTATGTGCTGGAAGACAACCTGCGCGTCCCCTCTGGCGTATCCTACATGCTCGAAAACAGAGCCATCACCAAGCGTGTATTGCCGGAGCTATTTCAAGAAATTGATATCCTGCCCGTAGGCGATTACACCGCGCGCTTGTTCGATACATTGGAAGCGCTGTCGCCACGAAAAATCAAAAAGCCCGTAATCGTCGTTCTCACCCCCGGTATTTTCAACTCCGCTTATTTCGAACACGCCTTCCTCGCCCAACAAATGGGCACCGAACTGGTAGAAGGCAGCGACCTAGTGGTACAGAACGATCATGTCTTTATGAAAACCATCTCTGGTCTGCAGCAGGTAGATGTTATCTATCGACGCATCGACGATTTATTCCTGGACCCAGAAGTCTTCGAAAAAGATTCGGTGCTGGGCGTACCCGGGCTAATGCGCGTTTGGCAAAAAGGCAACGTCGCCCTAGCAAATGCCCCCGGAGCAGGCGTGGCCGACGACAAAGTCATATATGCCTTTATACCCCAGGTAATAAAATATTATCTCGATGAAGAGCCATTAATTCCCAACGTGGAAACCTTTCTTTGCTACGACGAAAAGCAGCGCGACTATGTGCTCGCAAACCTGGACAAACTGGTAATAAAGCCCGCAAATGAATCCGGTGGTTACGGTATGCTGATAGGGCCGCACTCCACAAAGAAAGAAAGAGAAACCTTTGCCGAACTCATCAAGGCAAACCCGCGTAACTATATAGCCCAGCCAACGCTTAAACTGTCTACGGCACCGACCATTGTCGATAAAAACGAACTAGAGCCGCGCCACTTGGATTTACGCCCATTTATTTTACAATCGAAAAGTACTTATGTTACCAAAGGAGGATTAACCCGCGTGGCAATGAAAAAAGGTTCGCTGATAGTCAACTCGTCACAGGGTGGCGGCAGTAAAGATACCTGGATCGTGGACGCCTAA
- a CDS encoding DUF6436 domain-containing protein translates to MAKCLTKKAVNGKMFFAALLVATWALLTLLTFWWYDIRLLRPFAETTVFFEAKSIAVPQEFLGKASVKVVHFYEPGCYCNGPNLEHLEKLIQLYGEKNIEFFVLHKEKPKVHSSVADSLLVVDAATNHELYQLVPSSPGVAIWDANNKLTYFGPYSLGPTCNSPDGFVEGVLDDLILGRSPVVTSTIGSGCFCNWKENSA, encoded by the coding sequence ATGGCTAAATGCCTTACTAAAAAAGCGGTTAATGGGAAAATGTTCTTTGCGGCATTGTTGGTTGCCACATGGGCATTGTTAACGCTGCTTACCTTTTGGTGGTACGACATTCGTTTGTTGCGTCCCTTTGCTGAGACAACGGTTTTTTTTGAGGCGAAGTCGATTGCCGTGCCACAGGAGTTTTTGGGTAAAGCCTCCGTTAAGGTGGTCCATTTTTATGAACCGGGTTGTTACTGCAACGGCCCCAATCTGGAGCACCTAGAAAAGCTTATACAGCTTTATGGGGAAAAAAACATCGAATTTTTTGTTTTACATAAAGAAAAGCCAAAAGTTCATTCTTCGGTGGCCGATAGCTTGTTGGTTGTTGATGCCGCGACCAATCACGAGTTGTATCAACTTGTTCCCAGTAGCCCGGGTGTTGCCATTTGGGATGCAAACAACAAGCTGACCTATTTTGGCCCCTATAGCCTTGGGCCCACCTGCAATAGTCCCGATGGGTTTGTGGAGGGGGTGTTGGACGATCTCATATTGGGGCGGTCCCCGGTGGTTACATCTACAATTGGTTCAGGCTGCTTTTGCAACTGGAAAGAAAACAGCGCTTAG